In Juglans microcarpa x Juglans regia isolate MS1-56 chromosome 4S, Jm3101_v1.0, whole genome shotgun sequence, a single window of DNA contains:
- the LOC121262383 gene encoding transcription factor bHLH94-like → MALEAVVFPQDPFAYSTTGYNFLAAGGNWSYDFVPQNEDEQQAGAFDSLENQTENCLYGGYHSSTPSMQVPAHDLNELHNYDPSLEANNDTVLIANETHHVDHHMSMTTMPTRPKRRRAKSRKNKEEIENQRMTHIAVERNRRKQMNEYLSMLRSLMPDSYIQRGDQASIIGGAINFVKELEQRLQLLGAQKESEEKCEAGDVSLPFSEFFTFPQYSTSSSTNYCDNYSVAAMSEQVGESTQLAAIADIEVTMVESHANLKIRSKRRPKQLLKVVSGLHTMRLTVLHLNVTTADEVVLYSLSVKVEDDCKLSSVDEIATAVHQMLGRIQEDQEILLNY, encoded by the exons atgGCACTTGAAGCAGTAGTTTTTCCACAAGACCCATTCGCTTACAGTACTACTGGCTACAACTTCTTAGCTGCAGGAGGGAATTGGAGCTATGACTTTGTGCCACAAAATGAAGATGAACAACAAGCTGGCGCTTTTGACTCTCTCGAGAACCAAACGGAAAACTGCCTATATGGGGGTTACCACTCCTCAACTCCTTCAATGCAGGTACCGGCGCATGATCTGAATGAACTGCACAACTACGATCCATCCTTGGAAGCCAACAATGATACTGTGCTAATTGCTAACGAAACCCATCATGTTGATCATCATATGTCAATGACAACCATGCCTACTCGTCCGAAGAGACGCCGGGCAAAGagtagaaagaacaaagaagaaatagagaacCAGAGAATGACTCACATTGCGGTCGAGCGAAATCGAAGAAAGCAAATGAATGAGTATCTCTCCATGCTTCGTTCTTTGATGCCAGACTCCTACATCCAAAGG GGCGACCAAGCATCTATAATAGGGGGTGCCATTAATTTTGTTAAGGAGCTTGAGCAACGCCTGCAATTGCTTGGTGCTCAAAAAGAAAGTGAGGAAAAATGCGAGGCCGGTGATGTATCTTTGCCTTTCTCCGAGTTCTTCACTTTTCCACAGTACTCGACAAGTTCAAGTACTAATTACTGTGATAATTACTCGGTGGCGGCCATGTCTGAGCAAGTAGGTGAGTCGACTCAGTTGGCCGCAATTGCTGACATAGAAGTAACCATGGTGGAGAGTCATGCAAACCTCAAAATAAGATCGAAAAGGCGGCCAAAGCAGCTACTCAAGGTTGTCTCTGGGTTGCATACTATGCGCCTCACCGTGCTTCACCTCAATGTCACAACCGCAGATGAAGTTGTGCTTTATTCTCTCAGTGTCAAG GTTGAAGATGATTGTAAGCTGAGTTCAGTGGATGAGATTGCAACAGCTGTGCATCAGATGCTAGGTAGGATTCAAGAAGATCAGGAAATATTGTTGAATTATTGA